From Verrucomicrobiia bacterium:
ACATCGAGATTGAACACGCTCTCGACCGCGAGCTTCCCGATGCCGGGCAACGCGAAGACATTTTCGGTAAACAGCACACCCCCGAGGAGCCCCGCCACATCCATGCCCAAAATGGTGATGACGGGGATGAGCGCATTCGGCAGGGCGTGTTTGAACAGCACGGCCGCCTCCGTGGCGCCTTTGGCCCGCGCCGCGCGGATGTAGGGGCTGTCCAGCACTTCGGTCATGTTGGTGTGAATGAGGCGCGAATAATAGCCGATGAACAAAATGGCCAGCGTGGCCGCGGGCAGCAGCAATGAGATGAAGCCGCGCAGACCCGCCACGGGAAACCAGCCCAGCTTGTAGGCCAGCCAGTATTGCAACATGCGCGCCAGCCAGAAGGATGGCAGCGACAAGGACAGCGTCGCGCCCACCAGGGCGCCGCGATCCAACCACGACCCGCGATGTTTCGCCGTGTAAACACCCAGCGGCACAGCCAGCAACATCCACAGCACCACCGCCGTGACTGACAGCGCCGCGGTCACCGGCAGCCGCGTCAGGATGGCGTGCGCCACCGGTTCATCCGTGACAAACGAATGGCCGAGATCGCCGTGCGCCAGTTGCCAGAGGTAGTAACCCAGCCGCTTGATCACCGGCTCGTCGAGGTGATACCGGGCGCGAATCTCCTGCAACACCTGCGGTGAGGCCTTGGGGCCGGCGATGACTTTGGCCACGTCCCCCGGCACGACGTTGATCAACGTGAAGATGAGAATGGCCGTGGCCAGCAAGGTCACGAGGGACCAGAACAGTCGGGTGAGGAGGCGCGTCAACATGCGTCAGGGTTCGGGCCAGACTTTTTCGTAGCGCCACATCCACACCGGATGCACCAGCCTGCCCTTGATGCGCGGGTTCACGAGCACGGGCACCCGTTCGTTCACCAGCGGCACCCAGGGCGCATCAGCCAGGATGCGGCTTTCCGCCTCGCGCAACTGTTCGGTCCGCGCCGCGACGTTCATGTCGCCGGACGCCGCGTCGAGCAGCCGGTTCACTGCGGGATTGTTGTAGAACGCGGCGTTGTTGCAGTCGGTGTCGGTGATGCGTTCGCCGTTGAACAACACGTCCAGAAAGTTGCTGGGATCGGGATAATCCGCGAACCAGCCCCAGACGCCGAAGGCAATCTGATGGCGGGCCGAGGCCTTGATCAGAAACGTGGTGCCGTTGGCCGGTTTCAGTTCCGCGTCGATGCCCACCTGTTGCAGGTCCTGCTGCGCGCCCTCGGCCAGCCGCGCGATTACCGGCAGATCAATCATATACCAAAGCTCGGTCTTGAAGCCGTTCGGAAACCCAGCCTCCCGCAGCAGCGCCCGCGCCTTGGCGGGATCATAGTCGTAGGTCGTCAGCCGCGGATTCGTCCAGCCCAGCGACGTGGGCACAATCCCTTGCGCGACCGAATTGAATCCGCCGGTCAGCTTGACAAGGCGTTCCTTGTTGATGGCATGGTTCACCGCGCGCCGCACCCGCACGTCGTCAAACGGCTTCATCTCCGTGTTCATGAAGATGTAGTCCACGTTCGCGGTATCCACCAGCCTGAGCCAGCTTCGCAGTCGCGGGTCGCGCTTGAAACGGATGGCTTCGGCCGGACTGGCCAGGGTGCGGTCGATTTCGCCCCGCTCGATCATCATCGTGGCCGTGGTGTCGTCCGCGCCCACCATCAGATCGAGCCCGTCCACGTAACCATCCGTGCCCGAGTAATGGGGATTGCGGGCAAAGCGCCAGCGGATGCCGCGCCGCCACTCGGTCAGTTGGTAGGGGCCGGAACCGACCAAATGATATTGGAAGTCGGCGCCGTAACGCTGGACCACGTCGCGCGGCACCACGTCGGCGAAATTCATGGCGAGCACGTAGCGAAAGGTGAATTGCGGCCGGGCAAGTTCCACCACGAACGTCTGCGCGTCGGGTGCGCGCAGCCCGCTCACGTGTGGTGCCTTGCCGGCCACAAACTCCGCCGCGCCCTGGATGCCCATGAAAAAAGTCTGCCCGGGGGAGGCGACCTTGGGATCCAAAATACGCTCGAAGGAAAACACATAGTCGGCCGCCTCCACCAGCCGGCCGTTCGCAAAGCGGACGCCGGGACGCAGGTGGAACGTGTAGGTCCGCGCATCAGGTGAAAGGCTCCAATCCTGCGCCTGGTCGGGAATTAGGTTCACGCCCTCGTCGTAATCCAGCAGCCCACGAAACAGCAGCTTGCACAGTGGCACGGAGGTGTTGTCGTAGGCAATGGCCGGATCGAGCGACCGCAAATCGCTGGGCGTGGACAGGTGCAATACCCCGCCGCGCTTCGGTGTATTGACGTCCCCCTGCTCCGCCGCGGCGCGGCCACCGCCGGCCCCGGCCAGCAGGAGCAGCAGCGGCAACGTCATGAACGTGTTTCGGATCATGGGCGGCGATTCGGATCGAGCACTTCCTGCAACCCCTGGCCGAGCAGGTTGAACGCCAGCACAGTCAGCACGATGGCGACGCCCGGCGCGATCACGATGGCCGGTGCCGAAATGAAGTAAGCCTGACCATCGGCAATCATCGACCCCCAACTGGGCGCCGGCGGCGGGACGCCGATGCCCAAATAACCCAGCCCGGCCTCGAGCAGGATCGTGTTCGCCGTGCTCATGGCCGCGAGCACAATCACCGTAGGCAGGACGTTCGGCAGGATGTGGCGGAAGAGGATGCGCCAGTCGGAGGCACCCAGTGCCCGCGCAGCCTGCACGAACTCGCGTTCCTTGAGGGCCAGCACCTGGCCGCGAATGACGCGCACCATGCCCGGCCAGCACACCAAGCCGATGATGAGGAACACACTCACGAGGCCGCGCTGGAGTTGCACGTCCAGAAACGACCAATGCAGCCACGCCGGGTGCAGGTGGAGAATCTTTCCGTCCATCAATCCCGCGAAGGCAATCGCCAGCAGAATGGCCGGAATGCTGAGGTTGATGTCGGTCAGACGCATCAGCACCAGGTCCAGTTTCCCGCCGTAGTAACCCGCGAACAAGCCAACGAGGACGCCAATGACCGCCGCCGTCAGCATGGCGGCGGTGCCCACCGTCAGCGACACCCGCGTGCCGTAGATCACACGCGACAGCACATCACGCCCAAGATTGTCCGTGCCCAGCCAATAGTTGCGGCTGGCCGGACGCGGCATGCCGTCCGCATCGAGGCCGTTCTGATCCTGCCGAACGGGCTCATGCAGAATGTGCCGGCGCGTCAGCCAGGGCGCGGCGAGGGCCAGCAAGGTGAGGAGCAGGATGAGGCCGGCCCCGGTTTGCACCAGCCGATTTCGCAGGAGGCCGGAGCCGGCCAGCGGGCGATCCGCCGAGATGGGCCCCGCAGTTTCTTCCATTACAACATCAGCCACGCGTTTGAAGGTTGGGCATTTTTATCGGCGCGTTTGCGCCTCGCGAGGTTTTAACGCAGCCGGCGAAGCGCGGCAAGCGCCCGCGTGACCAAAGGAGGCGGATGACGGATCGCTTACTGCGTCAAGACGGCGGGCCAGTCGTAGCTGCCGGGTTTGAAGACAAGCAGCGCCCCGTTGCGCACCGGCGGACGCACGGCGGTAACGCCCCGGCGAAATTCACATTCAATATTCAGCCGTTTCCAGCCCAGCCGCCGCAGCAGTCGCGCGGACGTGGAGCCGCCTTCAACGCACACCCGGTCCGGACGGACGGCGGCCAGCACCTGCCGCACCGTCTCAGTCAGCCACCGGCCCAGCCGCGCCCCTTCCCGCCGCCCCGGCAACGTGGGCTGGCCGATGCCGATGGCCACGCGCGGTTGCTGGCCCAGCGCCTCAATCACCCGGCGCGCCCAGACGGCGCAATGCGCGTGCGCCGGGCCGAGGCCGGCAAACAATTCGTAAGACATCATCAGCACCGGCCAATCCCGCGCGGCACAGCCGGCCAGAAAGTTGAGTGAAGATTCCGCCAGGCTGCCGGAGATGAACAACGTGGTTCCCGCAACGCGCGGAACGGAACGCCGGGCGGAGCGTTGCGGACGGTGCCCACGCTGGCGCAGCAGCGCGGCAAAAAAATCTGCGCCGCCGGCCGCCACGGTGCCGGCATCCACGCGCCGCGCCCAGCGGTGCACGTCGGCCGGGCTGGCAGCTTCGCCCAGGACAACGCCCGCCGGCAGCGGGTCGCTCGTCGGATTGCGCAGCACCACTCGCAGACGACCCGAGGTGCCAAGCAATTCCCGCACCCTGGCCGAGCGCCGTGGATGTGCCGGGTCGGACCGGAAATCCGTTTTGTTGAGGGGAATGCCCTTGATGAAATAGCGCCCGGCCTTGATGACGCTTCCCCGCCTCACAGCGGGTTCACCAGGGCAAGTCCGCCGTCCGCCTGCCAGGCGTCCCAGCCGGTCTGGAGCACTGCCCCAGATGAAAGCCTCGCTCGAACTGTTCGTGACCGGCAACGCCACCAACTTTTCAACCGCGCAACTGATTACGAGTCCAGGCGTGAACACGATCCGGATGACCGTGCTGCCCAAACTGGCCGCTTTCCCGGCGCGCTTTCCGCCCGGTCGTTTTGCGGGCAATTGGACTGGCGCAGGCTTCAACTTCGGCTGGATTCGCTGCCCGTCGGTCCGATCTACCATGGCCAACTGTCCAACCGCCTCGCGGGTGATTCCGTGATGCCGCTGACCACCGTCGAGATGGTCGAAAACGAGGTGGACGCCACGGCGGACAATGGTTCGAACGTCTCGCCCGAATGGCTCGGACAACTCATAAAGCATCAACGCCGTCCGGAAGGGACGGCGTTGGCGCATAAACCAGGCGAGCGGCTTTGGGAATCAACTATTGGCCATGGGTATCCCGGCCAAGGGCCTTGATTTCCTCATCCGTCATCGGCCGGACGTTTTTGAAGCCCTCGTTGCCATTCGTGGCGGGCGGCGTGGCGGCGGGGTTTGTCCACCCGGTTTCCGCCGGCGCCGCGGCATCGGGAGTCGCGCCTGGACTGGCCGTCGCATCTTTCAACTCGCTCGTCTGGGCGGCGTCGGCCTTCGTTTTCGCGGGCGGTGCCGCGTCGTCTGCGCCCGGCTTGATGCCGTCCAGCCGGTCCATTTTATTTTGGAAGTCCTTGTCCTCCTTCTTGAGGCGCTTTTGGAAGCTGTGAATGCCCGGCATGTTTTCCTGCGCGTCGGCCGAGCCCATGGCGGCCATGTGCGGTGTTTCCAACACGGTTGGCCGCATCAACACGACCAACTCCTTGCGATCCTTGGAATTGCTCGTGCTCCGGAACAGGCCGCCAAGAATCGGGATGTCCTTCAACAGCGGCACGCCGGATTTGCTCTTTGTGCCCGAAGAACTCAGGAAGCCGCCCAGCATGATGGTGTCGCGGTTGCTGACGGTGATGTCCGCCGAAAGAGTGCGGCTGGACGTGGTGGGCACCGCGCCCACACCGGTGATTTCCACCGAACCGCTCAACTGTTCGATGGCCTGATCGATCTTCATGACCACAATGCCGTCGGGGTTGATGAACGGCGTGACCTGCACATCGATACCCACGCGCAACTGCTGGTAGGACGAACTCGGCCCGGAGTAGCCGCCACCGTAATAGGTGCTCGTCACGTAGGGAACCGTATCGCCCACGAAGAAGTGACCCGGCGTCGCGTGCGTCGTCATGATGACCGGTTTCTGGATGACTTCCGTTTTGCCGTCGGAAGCGAGAGCTTGTAGCGCCACGTCCCAGTTGGCGCCAAATTTGCCGAAGTAACTCAGACCGTCACTGGCCGGAATGGAGCTGAGCGCATTGGTGCTGCTGGCCACACCGCTGAGGAAATCACGTCCCGTGCCCAGCAGATCCTTCCCGTTGTTGGCCACGCCGCCGCCCGTGAAGGTCGAATTGAATTGCTTCGGATTCTGGGACGCCGACACGCCGAAGTTGAAGCTGTCGTTGGCTGACACGCTCAAGATGATCGATTCGATGAGCACCTGCGCCAGCACCACGTCCAGCTTCGACACGACGTCCTTGATGGTCTGCATGTCCTGGCGAGTGGCGTAAACCAGCAGTGAATTGGTGCGCTCGTCGGCGATGATTTTGGTTTCGCCCAGCACGGTGATGTCACCGCTGGCGTTGGCGCTGCTGGCGCCTGACTTCTGCATGATGCTGCGCAGCCGGTCGGTGAACGTGCCACCGGTATTTCCCTGCGCGCCGATGCCGCCCACGTTGCCCTGCGGATTGTAGCCGGCTCCGGAGTTGATTCCGCCCATGCCGCCGCCCATGCCGCCGCCCACGCCCACGCCGCCGCCAAACCCGGTGGAGCGGCCGCGGGATGATCCGCGGGAACCGCCGCTGGAAGAGCCCACCGTGGTGCCGCCGCTGGCCCCGCTCAGGCTGTTCAACGCGCTCGCGATGTCGCTGGCCAGCGCGTATTTGATCGGGATGACCTCGGAGACAAATTCCGCCGGCACGGACACGTCCACCTGCGCAATCATCTCCAGCATGCGCTTCACGTTTTCCGCGTAATCGCGAATGACCAGGATGCCGTTGGCCTCGATGGGCAGGATGGAATTGGGGATCTTCGCAAACGGTTGCAGGATGGGGAGCATTTCGCTCGGCTTGACGTATTTCAACTGGACCACGTGCGTCACATATTGGCCCAGCTCGGGCAGGGCCTCGGCCTTGCGGGAGTCGAACGGGGCACCTTCCTGATTGGCCTGGGCCACCGGCACGGCTTTTACGAATTTGTCGCCCACGTTGATCATTGCGATGCCATTGATGCCGAGCACTGAATCCATCAGTTGAATCGCCTCGCGGCGCGTCAGTTGGGTCTGATTGCGCAGGGTGATGGTCGGCGCCGGCAGGGTGCTGGGCCGTAAAATCGTGCGGTTCACCAAGTCGCCATACACCGTCAAAAACTCGTCGATCGTGACCGCCTTGAAGTTGATTTCATCCTTGCCGACGATTTTGTTCAGTTCCGCCTCGCTCAAATTCGACAGATGAGACGGCACCGTCACCCGCACATCACCGGCTCCGGCGGCTCCGGCGGGCGCGGGGATGCCGGCGGGACCGCCTGCGGGCAGATTCGGGCGCGGCGGGACGCCGGCCGGAGGTGGCACCTGCGCCCAGAGACTGGTGCAGGTCAACAGGAGAATGGACAGGATGCGTTTCACGGTTTTTTCCTGGTTGCAGTGGAGGGTTGCGGCGGCAGCGCCGGGGGCGCGGCCGGCTTGGGAGCCGTCCGGGGAGCGGGTCGGATGACCGGCGTGGCGGCACGGCCGGCCGGACTCTTTTGATAGTTGGCGACCAGCTTGATGGTGGCCGTAAGCTTGGTGTGCGACGGATCGGGCCGCAACGTCAGGTCGCGCACCCGGATGAGCGAGTTGCCCGTGCCCAAATTGTAGAGGAAATCAATCAGCGCCCCCTCGGTGGAGACGGTCGTGATTTGCTGGCTCTGCTCGATGAAGAACGCGTCGTTGGTGCGGGTGACCGGCTTGGAGTTGGCGGTGATGGAAACCCCCGTCTGCGCGGCCTGCGATTGAATGGCGCGCAGCAGCTCCACGGCTTGATCCTCGCGCGGCACGTCCGCGCCCTGGCCCTGCAGTTTGGCCAGTTCGACGGCGAACTTGTTGGTCTGCGCAATCTCGTCGTTGCGCACCTTGAGTTCCTTCAACGCCTTTTCCCGCCGGAGCCCCATTGTCTCGACGTCGCCAAAGTGCGGCCAGACGTAGAGAAACTGGACGACCACAAACAGCACGATGCCGACGCCCACCACGAGACGCCGCTCGAAGGGGCGCAGATTCAGCTTGTCGAAGGTGTTCGTCATTTGACCTCCGTGCGTTTGAGTTCGAGGCTGAAATTCCAGCTCACCACGCCGCCCACGCCGACGCGATACTGGATGGGATCGCCTTCCTTGAAGAACGGTTTGCCGAGCAACGTCGCCTTGCGCAGGTCGTCGCTGAAGCTGATGAGCGTGGCCTCGTTGCCCACCGGCGCCGAGCCGTTGAGCGTGAGCCGCTGGCCGTCGCTGAAATTGAAGCCATCAAGCGCCACGCCCTCGGGCTGGCGGTCCGCCACCAGCTTCCAGCAATCCAG
This genomic window contains:
- a CDS encoding ABC transporter permease, whose product is MLTRLLTRLFWSLVTLLATAILIFTLINVVPGDVAKVIAGPKASPQVLQEIRARYHLDEPVIKRLGYYLWQLAHGDLGHSFVTDEPVAHAILTRLPVTAALSVTAVVLWMLLAVPLGVYTAKHRGSWLDRGALVGATLSLSLPSFWLARMLQYWLAYKLGWFPVAGLRGFISLLLPAATLAILFIGYYSRLIHTNMTEVLDSPYIRAARAKGATEAAVLFKHALPNALIPVITILGMDVAGLLGGVLFTENVFALPGIGKLAVESVFNLDVPMVMGTVLVSATAVVTVNLIVDLLYRWIDPRIKDAY
- a CDS encoding ABC transporter substrate-binding protein, translating into MIRNTFMTLPLLLLLAGAGGGRAAAEQGDVNTPKRGGVLHLSTPSDLRSLDPAIAYDNTSVPLCKLLFRGLLDYDEGVNLIPDQAQDWSLSPDARTYTFHLRPGVRFANGRLVEAADYVFSFERILDPKVASPGQTFFMGIQGAAEFVAGKAPHVSGLRAPDAQTFVVELARPQFTFRYVLAMNFADVVPRDVVQRYGADFQYHLVGSGPYQLTEWRRGIRWRFARNPHYSGTDGYVDGLDLMVGADDTTATMMIERGEIDRTLASPAEAIRFKRDPRLRSWLRLVDTANVDYIFMNTEMKPFDDVRVRRAVNHAINKERLVKLTGGFNSVAQGIVPTSLGWTNPRLTTYDYDPAKARALLREAGFPNGFKTELWYMIDLPVIARLAEGAQQDLQQVGIDAELKPANGTTFLIKASARHQIAFGVWGWFADYPDPSNFLDVLFNGERITDTDCNNAAFYNNPAVNRLLDAASGDMNVAARTEQLREAESRILADAPWVPLVNERVPVLVNPRIKGRLVHPVWMWRYEKVWPEP
- a CDS encoding ABC transporter permease; its protein translation is MADVVMEETAGPISADRPLAGSGLLRNRLVQTGAGLILLLTLLALAAPWLTRRHILHEPVRQDQNGLDADGMPRPASRNYWLGTDNLGRDVLSRVIYGTRVSLTVGTAAMLTAAVIGVLVGLFAGYYGGKLDLVLMRLTDINLSIPAILLAIAFAGLMDGKILHLHPAWLHWSFLDVQLQRGLVSVFLIIGLVCWPGMVRVIRGQVLALKEREFVQAARALGASDWRILFRHILPNVLPTVIVLAAMSTANTILLEAGLGYLGIGVPPPAPSWGSMIADGQAYFISAPAIVIAPGVAIVLTVLAFNLLGQGLQEVLDPNRRP
- a CDS encoding nucleotide-binding domain containing protein encodes the protein MRRGSVIKAGRYFIKGIPLNKTDFRSDPAHPRRSARVRELLGTSGRLRVVLRNPTSDPLPAGVVLGEAASPADVHRWARRVDAGTVAAGGADFFAALLRQRGHRPQRSARRSVPRVAGTTLFISGSLAESSLNFLAGCAARDWPVLMMSYELFAGLGPAHAHCAVWARRVIEALGQQPRVAIGIGQPTLPGRREGARLGRWLTETVRQVLAAVRPDRVCVEGGSTSARLLRRLGWKRLNIECEFRRGVTAVRPPVRNGALLVFKPGSYDWPAVLTQ
- a CDS encoding secretin N-terminal domain-containing protein, producing MKRILSILLLTCTSLWAQVPPPAGVPPRPNLPAGGPAGIPAPAGAAGAGDVRVTVPSHLSNLSEAELNKIVGKDEINFKAVTIDEFLTVYGDLVNRTILRPSTLPAPTITLRNQTQLTRREAIQLMDSVLGINGIAMINVGDKFVKAVPVAQANQEGAPFDSRKAEALPELGQYVTHVVQLKYVKPSEMLPILQPFAKIPNSILPIEANGILVIRDYAENVKRMLEMIAQVDVSVPAEFVSEVIPIKYALASDIASALNSLSGASGGTTVGSSSGGSRGSSRGRSTGFGGGVGVGGGMGGGMGGINSGAGYNPQGNVGGIGAQGNTGGTFTDRLRSIMQKSGASSANASGDITVLGETKIIADERTNSLLVYATRQDMQTIKDVVSKLDVVLAQVLIESIILSVSANDSFNFGVSASQNPKQFNSTFTGGGVANNGKDLLGTGRDFLSGVASSTNALSSIPASDGLSYFGKFGANWDVALQALASDGKTEVIQKPVIMTTHATPGHFFVGDTVPYVTSTYYGGGYSGPSSSYQQLRVGIDVQVTPFINPDGIVVMKIDQAIEQLSGSVEITGVGAVPTTSSRTLSADITVSNRDTIMLGGFLSSSGTKSKSGVPLLKDIPILGGLFRSTSNSKDRKELVVLMRPTVLETPHMAAMGSADAQENMPGIHSFQKRLKKEDKDFQNKMDRLDGIKPGADDAAPPAKTKADAAQTSELKDATASPGATPDAAAPAETGWTNPAATPPATNGNEGFKNVRPMTDEEIKALGRDTHGQ